Proteins encoded together in one Anoxybacillus flavithermus window:
- a CDS encoding spore germination protein, which yields MKEKLGVGKSFDVIYLDVHYAGKDMALFMIDGFVKDDILHYLMKLLSELPNGTLDEQPLDKLLKTHLPYVELDQTDDFERVIDGVLAGPTALFVDGMAKAILIDARTYPVRGPQEPDMERVVRGARDGYVETIVFNTALTRRRVRDRSLRMEYMQIGRRSKTDVCVCYIEDIANSHIVEEVKQSLAKIDTDGLPMGEKTVEEFISGRHFNPYPVVRYTERPDTAAAHLYEGHVLIFVDGSPSVLITPATFWHHLQHAEEYRNKPIVGAYLRFVRFLAVWLSIFLLPLWYMWMKTPELVPHALSFVAKSTEGNIPLFGQILLIEFGLDMLRMAAIHTPSALATALGLVAALMIGGIAVEVGLFSNEVILYFAMATIGTFATPSYELGLANRLVRLALLVVTALFGVIGYVVGITAWLVMLARMQSFGVPYLWPFIPFSYRGMRDVLIRSPIPLKNRRPTVLHPKDPDR from the coding sequence ATGAAGGAAAAGCTTGGAGTAGGGAAAAGTTTTGACGTCATTTACTTAGACGTGCATTATGCCGGAAAAGATATGGCGTTATTTATGATTGACGGATTTGTGAAAGATGACATTCTTCATTATTTAATGAAATTGTTATCTGAGCTACCAAATGGAACATTAGATGAACAACCGTTAGATAAATTATTAAAAACACATCTTCCGTATGTAGAGTTGGATCAAACAGATGATTTCGAACGGGTAATTGATGGTGTGTTGGCAGGACCGACAGCTTTGTTCGTTGATGGAATGGCAAAAGCGATTTTAATTGATGCACGCACATATCCTGTGCGAGGACCTCAAGAGCCAGATATGGAGCGTGTTGTTCGAGGTGCACGCGATGGATACGTGGAAACGATTGTATTTAACACAGCGCTAACAAGACGGCGCGTGCGAGATCGTTCATTACGAATGGAATATATGCAAATTGGTCGCCGCTCAAAAACGGATGTCTGTGTTTGCTATATTGAAGATATTGCGAATTCACACATTGTGGAAGAAGTGAAACAGTCATTAGCCAAAATTGATACAGACGGCTTGCCAATGGGGGAAAAAACGGTAGAAGAATTTATTTCAGGCAGGCACTTCAACCCATATCCTGTCGTTCGTTATACAGAAAGGCCAGATACGGCCGCAGCTCATTTATATGAAGGACATGTTCTCATTTTTGTCGATGGGTCTCCGAGCGTGTTAATTACACCTGCAACATTTTGGCATCATCTGCAGCATGCAGAAGAATATAGAAATAAACCAATTGTTGGTGCATATTTGCGCTTTGTTCGGTTTCTTGCGGTATGGCTATCGATTTTTTTATTACCGCTTTGGTATATGTGGATGAAAACACCAGAGCTCGTGCCACATGCATTATCGTTTGTCGCAAAATCAACGGAAGGGAATATTCCGTTGTTTGGACAAATTTTACTGATCGAATTTGGATTAGATATGTTGCGAATGGCAGCTATTCACACCCCCTCTGCCTTAGCGACAGCACTTGGGCTTGTTGCAGCATTGATGATTGGTGGAATTGCAGTTGAGGTTGGCTTATTTTCTAACGAAGTCATTTTATATTTTGCGATGGCGACGATCGGGACGTTTGCGACACCGAGTTATGAGCTAGGACTAGCCAATCGGCTCGTTCGCCTCGCTTTGCTCGTTGTTACAGCATTATTTGGTGTCATTGGCTACGTTGTTGGTATTACTGCATGGTTAGTTATGCTTGCTCGCATGCAATCGTTTGGCGTTCCGTATTTATGGCCGTTTATTCCATTTTCATATCGTGGGATGCGCGATGTGCTCATCCGTTCCCCAATTCCGTTAAAAAATCGACGACCGACTGTCTTGCACCCGAAAGATCCGGATCGGTAA
- a CDS encoding YqgQ family protein has product MKSVYDVQQLLKKYGTIIYVGDRLADLELMEDELKELFQAQLIDVKDYQMALLILRHEAQIEREKREKGMKEQWNNG; this is encoded by the coding sequence ATGAAATCTGTATACGATGTACAACAATTGTTAAAAAAGTATGGAACGATTATTTACGTCGGTGACCGCCTCGCTGATTTGGAATTGATGGAAGACGAACTGAAAGAATTATTTCAAGCGCAGCTCATTGACGTAAAAGATTATCAAATGGCGCTTCTTATTTTGCGTCATGAAGCACAAATCGAACGAGAAAAAAGAGAAAAAGGGATGAAAGAACAATGGAACAATGGTTAG